Proteins encoded together in one Oncorhynchus mykiss isolate Arlee chromosome 7, USDA_OmykA_1.1, whole genome shotgun sequence window:
- the LOC110528092 gene encoding G-protein coupled receptor 61-like — translation MEPLWNSSLPFPLSMPNTSSSESPESGALSQSIALLAMLLMDLLAVVGNGAIMAVIAKAPQLRKFAFVFHLCLVDLLAALVLMPLGMLSGRAFFGEALCRSYLFLSVCLVSAAILSISAINVERYYYIIHPMRYEVKMTLGLVASVLVGIWVKALSMSVLPLLAWALQGERTPLLEGAGVGGGGGGVPSPSAAQGHRRCSLHWTGGGSNRVAFMVLFTLVYFLCPLMVILVVYCSMFKVARVAAMHHGPLPTWMDTPRRHRSESLSSRSTMVTSSGTGAGHDTPHRAFGGGKAAAVLAAVGGQFLCCWLPYFSFHLYSALASSPPATLVPLEEVVTWIGYFCFTSNPFFYGCLNRQIREELGKHVPCLFRQATGEEDRLPSREGSIQENFLQFLQGTGCNLDPQDSHSTSSPKGEACRPLVQPPQPIPIDFRIPGQIAEETSEFLEHHQIKNNHIISDS, via the coding sequence ATGGAGCCATTGTGgaactcctccctccccttcccactGTCCATGCCCAACACCTCGTCCTCTGAGTCACCCGAGAGCGGAGCTCTGTCCCAGTCAATAGCGCTACTCGCCATGCTGCTCATGGACCTGCTGGCCGTGGTGGGCAACGGGGCCATAATGGCTGTCATCGCCAAGGCCCCACAGCTACGTAAGTTTGCCTTTGTCTTCCACCTGTGCCTGGTGGACCTGCTGGCGGCCCTGGTTCTGATGCCCCTGGGCATGCTCTCAGGCCGGGCCTTCTTTGGCGAGGCCCTGTGTCGGAGCTACCTCTTCCTCAGCGTGTGCCTGGTCAGCGCCGCCATCCTCTCCATCTCAGCCATCAACGTGGAGCGCTACTACTACATCATCCACCCCATGCGCTACGAGGTGAAGATGACCCTGGGCCTGGTGGCCTCAGTGCTGGTGGGGATATGGGTCAAAGCTTTGTCCATGTCCGTCCTGCCGCTGCTGGCCTGGGCCTTACAGGGCGAAAGGACTCCTCTTCTGGAGGGTGCTGGAGTtgggggagggggtggaggtgTACCCTCACCCTCTGCTGCTCAGGGTCACAGGCGATGCTCCTTGCACTGGACAGGGGGCGGGTCAAACCGTGTTGCCTTCATGGTCCTGTTCACGCTGGTGTACTTCCTGTGTCCACTGATGGTCATCCTGGTAGTGTACTGCAGCATGTTCAAGGTGGCGCGAGTGGCAGCCATGCACCATGGGCCCCTGCCGACCTGGATGGACACGCCACGCCGGCATCGCTCTGAGTCGCTCAGCAGCCGCTCCACCATGGTGACCAGCTCGGGGACAGGGGCGGGGCACGACACTCCTCACCGCGCCTTCGGAGGGGGTAAGGCGGCAGCGGTGTTAGCAGCAGTGGGAGGACAATTCCTGTGCTGTTGGCTGCCCTACTTCTCCTTTCACCTGTACTCAGCTCTGGCCTCTAGCCCTCCAGCCACGCTGGTCCCCCTGGAGGAGGTCGTCACCTGGATCGGCTACTTTTGCTTCACCTCCAACCCCTTCTTCTACGGCTGTCTGAACCGACAGATCCGCGAGGAGCTGGGCAAGCATGTGCCTTGCCTGTTTCGCCAGGCAACGGGAGAGGAGGACCGACTGCCCAGCCGTGAGGGATCCATACAGGAGAATTTCCTGCAGTTTCTCCAGGGCACTGGCTGCAACCTGGATCCCCAGGACTCCCACAGCACCTCCAGCCCCAAGGGAGAGGCCTGCCGGCCCCTGGTCCAGCCCCCACAGCCTATACCCATTGACTTCCGCATCCCAGGACAGATTGCAGAGGAGACCTCAGAGTTCCTTGAGCATCACCAGATTAAAAACAACCATATCATATCGGACAGTTAG